A region from the Rosa rugosa chromosome 6, drRosRugo1.1, whole genome shotgun sequence genome encodes:
- the LOC133716153 gene encoding putative F-box protein At5g60060, producing MDNKILDLQISVPNKRCCGFSKGWLITLENNFILSNPFFRLKGKPRKGNSIIRLPPLTCKLSPRRILHWSRRSENYGVKAMISADPVLNASDCIVVIIYEELKQMAFIRLSKDTTWTYIDQSVDNRGRLIEEVTYFRDRFYAVDHWRRLLSFDITAQSNSDVKLVAQSIEGKKFDKKYIVNSNEKELLMVQRYYIHGGSSVTIGFKVFEFKFDKSEWVEKNDLGDVALFLGDNTSISLVTSSLSGCQSNSIYFCHDNNENDYGRRYCDCGVYDVKSQTITLFPHHRCLSLPYSDEKGNGKVWFN from the exons ATGGATAACAAGATTCTAGATTTGCAAATAAGTGTGCCCAATAAGCGGTGTTGTGGATTTTCGAAAGGATGGTTAATAACTCTAGagaataattttattttatcaaatCCATTCTTTAGGCTTAAAGGAAAGCCCAGGAAAGGAAACTCAATCATTCGCCTCCCTCCTTTGACCTGCAAGTTAAGTCCCCGCCGGATACTTCATTGGTCTAGAAGATCTGAGAATTACGGTGTCAAGGCGATGATTTCAGCAGACCCAGTATTAAATGCAAGTGATTGCATCGTTGTCATTATATATGAAGAGCTTAAGCAAATGGCATTCATCAGGCTAAGTAAAGATACAACTTGGACTTATATAGATCAAAGTGTTGATAATAGAGGGCGCTTAATTGAAGAAGTGACATACTTTCGAGATAGGTTTTATGCTGTGGATCATTGGCGTAGACTTTTATCTTTTGATATCACTGCTCAGTCGAATTCAGACGTAAAGTTGGTAGCACAAAGCATCGAAGGAAAGAAATTTGACAAGAAATATATTGTGAATTCAAATGAGAAAGAATTATTGATGGTTCAAAGGTATTATATCCATGGGGGGTCAAGCGTGACAATAGGGTTCAAAGTTTTTGAATTTAAGTTTGACAAGAGTGAGTGGGTGGAGAAAAATGATTTGGGTGATGTTGCTCTCTTTCTTGGTGATAACACTTCAATATCTCTGGTTACTTCAAGTTTGTCAGGATGTCAATCGAATAGCATATACTTTTGCCATGATAATAATGAGAATGATTATGGACGTCGGTATTGTGATTGTGGTGTTTATGACGTCAAAAGTCAAACCATTACAC TTTTTCCTCACCATCGGTGCCTGTCTCTTCCTTATTCAGATGAGAAGGGTAACGGCAAAGTCTGGTTCAACTAA